One genomic region from Harpia harpyja isolate bHarHar1 chromosome 1, bHarHar1 primary haplotype, whole genome shotgun sequence encodes:
- the PRELID3B gene encoding PRELI domain containing protein 3B yields MKIWTSEHVFDHPWETVMTAAMQKYPNPMNPSVVGVDVLDRHVDPSGKLHSHRLLSTEWGIPSIVKSLIGTCRTKTYVQEHSVVDPVKKTMELKSSNISFTNLVSVDERLVYKPHPHEPEKTVLTQEAIISVKGVSLSSYLEGLMANTISSNANKGREALEWVINRLNAEIEEFAASARGTMRNSMAAAAFVEK; encoded by the exons ATGAAGATCTGGACCTCGGAACACGTTTTCGA TCACCCCTGGGAAACGGTCATGACGGCTGCCATGCAGAAATACCCAAATCCCATGAACCCCAGTGTGGTTGGAGTCGATGTCCTGGACAGACACGTAGACCCTAGTGGGAAGTTGCACAGCCACAGACTCCTCAGTACTGAATGGGGAATACCCTCCATTGTGAAATCA CTCATTGGCACGTGCAGAACAAAGACATATGTTCAGGAGCACTCTGTTGTTGATCCAGTGAAAAAAACAATGGAGCTTAAATCCAGTAAT ATCTCATTCACAAACCTCGTGTCAGTAGATGAGAGGCTTGTCTATAAACCACACCCTCATGAACCAGAGAA AACCGTTTTGACACAAGAAGCAATAATATCTGTAAAAGGTGTCAGTCTTAGCAGTTACCTAGAAGGGCTAATGGCAAACACAATTTCTTCCAATGCTAATAAA GGCCGTGAAGCATTGGAATGGGTAATTAACAGACTGAATGCTGAAATTGAAGAGTTCGCAGCTTCAGCAAGAGGAACCATGAGGAATtcaatggcagcagcagcatttgtaGAGAAATGA